DNA sequence from the Leptolyngbya sp. SIO1E4 genome:
TGAAGGCAGAATCAGGGTGTTTTCTATTGTTGGATAATTGAAAAATCGAAACTCAATAAACCGCTTGCAGTACTCAGGCTAGTGATGTGAGGGACTGCCTCAGATGGTTGATTTTGTTTAGAGATGCTTAGATACCGTCGTTTAAGCTTGTTGCGTCTCTAGGTATCTATCACATTGCTCTCTTAGATATGAGTAGAGGTAATATCAACAACTGAGCAGAGTGCTGCTGATTTTGACGAGATAGATTCAGACGTTAAATCGATAAGAGACCTCCTATCTAACGTGGACTGAACTATTCAGAACGAGGGAATATTTATTCGCCTCTTAGTTATTAGAGTACTCCTGTTGTGAGCGAATGTCCTTGCATGATACTAAAGTTCATCGAAGGTGTCGGCTACTCGACCTTCATTCCCTCCAAAGACGTTGTAAGGGGTCTCCGCCGCGTGTAAGTCATTGCCAAAAGCCCGAATGAGATCGGGGTATGAGGCTAGATAATCATCGACACCGTGTCTTTTGACGTCCACATAATCCACATCGTCTATGCAGCCGTGAGCACCGCCAGCATGGGCAACACCCGCAAGATGTCTCAACACTTTCCTCTTACATTTACATAGAAAATAGATAACCAATTCTGCTATACGAATCTCTTATCTATGGCTTTTGGGATTGACATTTTACAGGTTATAAGGGGCAAGTGATCATAGGAGTCAAGCACGTTGGAATATCCAATTGGGATAGATAGCACCTATGGTTACACTGACTGATTCGCTCCTAACAGTTTGCTCATCTGGTTTTTTAACGCTACAAGCAACGGCTGCTAGAGATTCACTGCCTGCCTCTCAGGTAAGTGCATAGGCACTGCCCTCTATAACCTTTACTCTTTTATCCCCTACATCACGATGCAACACTTATCATCATCGCCCTCACCTCGTTGGGCCACCTGGTTAAATGGCACCTATATCATTCGAGTACTGGAACTGGTTCAAGACTTGATTGTGATTTCCCTCTGCATTGGCTTGTTCAGCTTCATGGTGATGCAGCTCCGCGAAATGTTTTTGTCGCTGCTGCCCCCTTTGAACTTTCCTCAAGTCACCGCCGACATTCTGTTCTTGCTGATCATGGTCGAATTGTTTCGGTTGCTGATTATCTACTTGAAAGAGCACCGAGTATCCATCGGCGTGGCGGTAGAAGTGTCGATTGTTTCGGTGTTGCGCGAAATCATTGTCCGCGGCATCCTCGAAACTCCCTGGATTCAAGTGCTAGCCGCCTGCTCTTTTCTACTCGTCTTGGGGGCTTTGTTAGTTGTCCGAGCCTGGATTCCCCCCACTTTTGATGGTGTTGACCCGGAGCAACAGATTTCCCGTCGTCACCGCAGTCGATTTACCCAAGAGCTCGCTGAAATAAATAGCAAGCTGGGCAATTGATGGCTTCCATCTTGGCGCAAAGGACTCCCACGCCAACTTTGGAGGCTATATAGCAAAAGGCAGAAATCAGAAGGCAGAAGGCAGAAATCAAAACCTTGCTGCATAAGGATTCCAGGAAATCCGACTGTCCTAATCAGCACTTCAGGTGCACTAGGTGCTAAATAAAGGATAGGAAGTACAGCCCTGATTGTAATAGACCCCTTCAGTTGATGCGTAAGAGGCGATAGGGCTTTGGAAACCAGGCCCAGTGATCTTCAACCCAGACAAGTCCATCGTAGTTGATGCCAGTATCCTGGCCAGGGGAATGGTATTGCCACGTCGCCCAAACTCGATGGGGGTTCAGGTATTCTGCGATCGCTCGATAGCCCTTCGGAAAATGAAACGAGAGTTCGTTGTCGTCTCTCAACATCCCTGCGGGAGCTAGATAGCAGCGAATTTCAGACTGGCTGGCTGCTGGTCGCTGAAAACGCCGAGTTTTCTGCCAAAACTGCTGATAAGCCTGACGTGCGATCGCAATCGCATCACCGATAAAGACCTGTTCGTAGTCGGTTTCCTGGGGCATGATTTGGGCCAGAACGGTACCCTGCTCGTCTTGGGCTAGCGCAGCAAGGAGGGGCATTAGGTTAGCCCGAATGATTTCAACGGCTGCGATCGCGGTGTCGTAGGGATCAGCGGTTGAAGAGGCTTCTTCGTGAGGGCTGAGCTGAACGCTGGATGTATGACTAGATGAATGATGAGCGGCGAGGGCATCGCGATAAGCAACGAGGCGATCGCGGCGAAAGCGTCCGGATTCGGTTTGGTAAAGCTGCTGACCCCGGGCACTGGTAATGGTGCCAGCCGGGACGACGGCTTGATCAGGTGGAATTCTTGCTAAAACGGCATTAACGCAGGCGATCGCTTCATTGATGCGGGCGTTTGCCTGCTGTTCGTCATCGGGTATATCGCTGGCGTAGGCTTCGGCGAGAAACAACAGCTGTCCGGCATCGAGGGCTAGAAGAGGTGCGGGGTTAGGCAGATCAGAGGTCTCTATTAGCGCGAAGGATGCAATGGCGTGGGGTAGACCAGGGGCGTTCTGAGCTTCATAGCGAGCGATGAGCTGCCCGTTGTTGTTGAGAAGCTGGTGCGATCGCGCCTGGGGTGGAAAGCCGGCTAAATCTAAAAACCAGTGGGCCTCATCAGCAGTAAGGATGCTGCGCTGAGGGAAGTGGTAGATGACATGAGCGCGATCGCGGGGAAAGTCACCATTGACCAATGCTGTGGGCAAATAGTCTGACGTGACCGTGATGGAGAGTTGACGGTCATGGGCAAGGGCTGCAAGGGCGGTGGCTTCTAGGGCAAACAGGCCGCTCCAGTCATACATGTCTCGCTGTTCACACAGCTGTCGATGAGCCACTAGCGCTTTGTGCAAGGCAGTATTGAAAGTGTCGGTATCATTCGTTGCGAGAGCTGCCACCAGTTCTAGAACGGGACGGAGTCGCAGTTGAATGAGAGCTGGATCGGCAATTTTGGCCTGGTTTAAGCCGGTGGTGGCATCGGCAATCAGGGCTGAGGCGGCGGTAGGCTCTACGACGGCAGCGGCAAGGGCGCTGCAATAAAAGGGCCAGAACGGATCGATATGGGAGGTGGGCAGCGAACAGGCTTCGATGCTTTCGGGCGTGCAAAGAGTGTTGAGGGCATCGTCATCGCGCGTGATGAGTGCTGCTGCCAGCCCTTGCACCCAAGTGGGCCAGTGCAGGCGAGCATCACCCACGGGTATGAGTCGGGGAGGGCGATCGGGTTCCTGCAATTCGACCTGACCATCATCTTCGTAGCGCCGCCAGCGTTGCTGAGTCACCATCGCCGCTTGAGCTGCCCCCGCCGCTCGGCTAAGGGCGTCGTAAATGTCTGTCTGTTGTTCAGAAAACAAGCTCGCGACTTGAGCCCGTCGCAGTTCATCTTTGAGCAAGTCGGTGCCGTCTTCAGCACAGGGCGTGCGATCTCGTACCACTTTCAACAACCGCTCAATATGCGCTAACTGCTCTTGCCAGACTTGAAAATCGCCAGTAACAGAGCGTGCTACAGGGTTCAATTGAGGGCCTCCTATGTTTTAAGCCGCTATTAAAATTCACGATCAATCTGCGAATTCCCCTATCCGATCATGTCAGAATACATCTTGCTCATAGTCTAAAATTTAGTTCTTGAGTGGTAAAAAGCCGCGCAACAGGGGTGACGGCTTGAATATCATCTGTATAGAAAAAGGCACTTTAAGCGAATGAGTTCCAATTCTCGAACTGTCTCCTTCGCTTGCTTCCTTATTATGTATTAATATCAGTTCTTGAAGCTCAAAGGATTGAGATGAATTCTTTTCGGCAATTCTCTGTAAATGCATATCCCCTAATAATTGGAGGGGGTTGATGCGAAGATTCTCCAGACCTAGCGTGATTGAAATTACACTTTCTTGATGGATAAAGCCTCCATGGAACATTTGCTCCATAACTTCTTGAGTGAAATGAACGTTCTTGGAAACATCTCTTTTATCCACTCGAGGGAAGTCAAAGCGAATTTGGTCATATGGATTTTCTTCAATAGGTAAATTATTCTTGAGTGCGTCAAACCCTGTTTCTAGGTCAATGCCAGCATTACGAATCGCATCAATATTACTTTGAAACACCTCTAAATCACTTTCGCTAAGTTTACTTTTAGGATCGCCAATCTGAGTTTGAAAATCATCTTCTGTGACTAGGGTTGTGACTTTGATGTCAGCTGGAAGAAGTTGTTTGTATTTTTCTAGATGTTCTAAACGGCCCTCACCTAAGTACAAAATTCTAGTTTCTTGATCTAGTCTAGAAGCTTCAGTCACAGAGCGATAGCTAAAACCTTCTGCACTTAAAGCACCTAATATTTGTTCTGGAGAAGCCTTTTCACGACTTAGATTTTTAAAGTAAAATCTTTGCTCTTGCTGTAATTGAGATAACCGCTGGTTTTGCCTCTCAATAGAATTGTTGGAATCAGTAGCAATTTGTGATTTGGGTGGAGGGTAAAAGCTTTCCCATACTCGTTTGAGAATATCTTCTGCCAAAGCAGATCTCACAAACGCCCGACGGCTTATAGCATCAGGGGTGTCACCTTCTAATCCAAGATGCTCTAGCAATAGCCGGGTTTCTTTCTTTAGAGCCTCGGCGCTGGCAATGTTTTTTTGAGCCTCAGCAACTTCAATTTGACGAGTTAGGACATCCAGTTCTGCGATGCGTCCATAATCGTGGGGCGACAGTCGGGGAGGTGGATCGGTTGAGGTGAGGTCTGGGGTGCTGAAACTGCCAGGACGTAACCGGTCAGGTAAACGCTCAGTACCCTGCATGCGATGAATTTCAGTAAGCTCGTGGGCTAAAGCCCTCTCCATGAAACCCTCTGGTGCCTTGGCAGACAGTCTCACTAGATAGTGATCACGGGTTTCGTCAGGAGGATGAATCCGCCCGACAGGAACGCCAACATCGCCGGGTTCAGTGCCGATGTCATCAACAATTTCGATTCTGACTCTAACGGGAGGATCGCCCGTTGCTGTCCGAGTATGAATGTAGGAATTCTCTAACGACGTTCCCAGTGTGAATTTGTCAATGAGGCTGGTATTCCTGCTGATCTGCCCAAGTGCTTGACGAATCTCTCTCGTAACTGCTTGGTGATCACGTGCGGTATCCAACACATCGCCACGGAACTGTGAGCCAGGGACTGCACCAGCCGTTAGCGGCGGGCGGGAAGACCCCCCCCGACGGATATCGAAGGTGCCAACGACGGGAGTGGCGAGGCTGCCGTCATCTTGGAACGGCTGACGCACAACCATATAGTCGATCGCGGGGGGATTGCCGCGCAGCGCCACCTCAATTTTGGCTCCTAAGCGACGAATGTCTGGATCGCTGGAGCGAGACATGGCCGCGGCGAGGCTCTCAAGATAGTCGCGGTGACCTTGCTCTACTCTGCGGGTGCCATCTGTACTGAGACGAGTGCCGAGTTCGGAGGTGCCGCCTTTGGCCTCAATAATCAGGAGGCGACCGTCGGCGGCTTCGTACATCAGGTCAGGCACGCCGGAGCCCGATCGCGGGATTTTGAGTTCTTGCCAAGGGCCATCAGGATGATTCTCGGCGACCTGACGACCGGCAGCTTCCCCCAGCTGTTCTGAGCGCACGTTGATAGCGCGGCCAATTTGGTTGAGTTCGGTTTCGATCTCGGTGCGGCGAGCAGCGGTCGTTTGGGGATTATCAAATTCCGTTTGCAGGGTATCGCGGTTCTGGATGAGGTCACGGCGGTCTTGCACCGCATCGGCAACGGTTTCTCCAGTGGGTAGGGTGTGGGTATCGTCTGGTAGAGCAGACGCATCGGGTTGAGGTGTTTTCCCCGGCAGATAGGTCGCTTCGTAGCCAGGGTCGGGTCGGCGGGAACTCGCGGCGAGGGAACTGACGGTTCCGCTGTCGGCTACATAGCCACCGGCAGACCAGCGCGCAAAGGCATCGGCCAAGTGTTCGGGATTAGTCCGGTCGTAGCTGCTGCGACTATCGAAAAAGCGCTGACGAAATTCGGCCCACTCTTGGAAGTGGGGGCGATCGCCAAACTGCTGTCGGACGACTTCAGGCTGGTGCGGATCAACATCGGCTGGATCGCCCCTCAAACGCATACCGGTTCTGGCTGGCGGTGGGTTTGTGATAACCTCTAGCGTTCGGCTGCCGAGCGCCCTTAGGGCAGGAGACGAACTCTTTGCCAGGCCATTAAGGAATGTGAAAACTTCAGCACTGCTGCGAATTTGTGAGCCATAGTGCTGAATGGTGCTACGGCTGATCACGCTCTGACGCGCCATTTCCACGACTTGAGCGATCAACGCTCGGTCATCAAGCTGCTGGGCCAGAGCCAGGCGACGGGCTAACAGCTCAAAATCAGCATTCAAATCGTCAGAACGACGCTGAAGGAAGGGATTGGTCTCTGCGCCCCCGATCGCGTCAGACAGGAGTGCACGGGTGGCCGCGCGATCGCTCAGAGCGTCTAGGGCTGCTTGACGACGGGCGACGACGGCGTCGCTGTCACCGACGAGCCCCAGATGAGCTGCCAGCCGCTCAGCTTCATCTCGTAATCGAGCCCTGAGTTCAGGGGCATCGGCGTCTACGGTTCGGAGCTGACGGGCGATAACATCGAGTTCAGCCAGCCGCCCCTGGTCATGGGGCGACAGTTGAGGTGTTGTTCCGTCTTCTGGGGGACGGTTCCTAAATCCACCCGGTTTGAGAAAGTCTGAGGTGTTTTCGCGGTTGTGGGCAAAGCGAATTTCAGTGAGTTCGTGGGCTAGTGCCCGCTCAACCATATCAGGGTGAGCCCTGGGCGATAGGCGAATCTGGTATTCGCCGGTGTCGGCGTCGAGGTCGAAGCGGGCAACGGCATTGTTGGGCAATTCGTTGTCCGCCACGCTGATGTGGACAATCACATCGCCCTTGAGCGTCTGCAGAAGAATCTGGCTTTGGTCATCGCCGGTTATGGCCTTGCCTGCTAATGGACCGCCACTGTCGATTAAGCGATCGATGGCGCGGGCGGCAGCGGTTTGAATACGATCCGATGAATTGATCTGCACATCGCCCCGGAAGCGTGATCCAGCAACAGCAGCAGCGGTGCCCTCAGCAACAGGGGTAGGACGGGGGGCTGGGGGGGTAGCCTCTGGCAGATCAATGGGGCGCATCGGCGTCGGCACCGTGTCTGCCAGATCAGCTGGGCGGATGCTCGCAGGCACGGCGTCGGCAAG
Encoded proteins:
- a CDS encoding phosphate-starvation-inducible PsiE family protein; translation: MQHLSSSPSPRWATWLNGTYIIRVLELVQDLIVISLCIGLFSFMVMQLREMFLSLLPPLNFPQVTADILFLLIMVELFRLLIIYLKEHRVSIGVAVEVSIVSVLREIIVRGILETPWIQVLAACSFLLVLGALLVVRAWIPPTFDGVDPEQQISRRHRSRFTQELAEINSKLGN
- a CDS encoding immunity 49 family protein produces the protein MNPVARSVTGDFQVWQEQLAHIERLLKVVRDRTPCAEDGTDLLKDELRRAQVASLFSEQQTDIYDALSRAAGAAQAAMVTQQRWRRYEDDGQVELQEPDRPPRLIPVGDARLHWPTWVQGLAAALITRDDDALNTLCTPESIEACSLPTSHIDPFWPFYCSALAAAVVEPTAASALIADATTGLNQAKIADPALIQLRLRPVLELVAALATNDTDTFNTALHKALVAHRQLCEQRDMYDWSGLFALEATALAALAHDRQLSITVTSDYLPTALVNGDFPRDRAHVIYHFPQRSILTADEAHWFLDLAGFPPQARSHQLLNNNGQLIARYEAQNAPGLPHAIASFALIETSDLPNPAPLLALDAGQLLFLAEAYASDIPDDEQQANARINEAIACVNAVLARIPPDQAVVPAGTITSARGQQLYQTESGRFRRDRLVAYRDALAAHHSSSHTSSVQLSPHEEASSTADPYDTAIAAVEIIRANLMPLLAALAQDEQGTVLAQIMPQETDYEQVFIGDAIAIARQAYQQFWQKTRRFQRPAASQSEIRCYLAPAGMLRDDNELSFHFPKGYRAIAEYLNPHRVWATWQYHSPGQDTGINYDGLVWVEDHWAWFPKPYRLLRIN